One stretch of Rhodoferax lithotrophicus DNA includes these proteins:
- a CDS encoding universal stress protein, with protein sequence MYDKILVATDGSTLSKKAVTSAISLAALTGASLVALKVVPRYPQSYFEGGLALQAAEVGRIEKQWAEEGQAVVDEVKKTAELQGVKTRALTIKSDVVSDAVIATAKKHKCDLIVMASHGRRGVKRLLLGSETQQVLTHSHIPVLVLR encoded by the coding sequence ATGTACGACAAAATTCTGGTAGCCACCGACGGCTCAACCTTGTCCAAAAAAGCAGTCACCAGTGCCATTTCATTGGCCGCATTAACGGGTGCCAGTTTGGTGGCCCTCAAAGTAGTGCCTCGTTACCCCCAAAGCTATTTTGAAGGCGGTTTGGCGCTGCAAGCTGCTGAGGTGGGTCGAATTGAAAAACAATGGGCAGAAGAAGGCCAAGCCGTGGTTGATGAAGTCAAAAAAACGGCTGAATTGCAAGGTGTCAAAACCCGTGCACTCACCATCAAGTCAGATGTTGTTTCCGATGCGGTGATTGCTACCGCCAAAAAACACAAATGTGATTTGATTGTGATGGCATCTCATGGCCGCAGAGGTGTCAAACGATTGTTGCTCGGCAGCGAAACCCAACAAGTTCTAACTCACTCGCATATTCCCGTTCTGGTCTTAAGATAA
- a CDS encoding response regulator, which yields MTYQVLIVDDAEINLILFDALIKRMGNSDSKTFSSAPDGLAWAQSHDVDLIIVDYMMPELDGIRFISELRATAGKADVPVLMITANDQKQIRYRALDAGATDFLTKPVDKVEFIARANNMLLLGASRKALANRAEWLASEVRKATAEIVQRERETVIRLSKAAEYRDPETGAHILRMAHYSELIARGLGLSQADQDLLLEASPMHDIGKVGIADNILLKPGRLTPEEFEVMKHHAMFGYEILMGSSSRVLQAGAEIARAHHEKFDGSGYPNGLKGEDIPIFSRIVAVADVFDALTSERPYKKAWSLERAAEHIRESAGIHFDPKCVEALFANWDQVLEIRHRFQDHEKAHSTI from the coding sequence ATGACTTACCAAGTGTTGATTGTTGATGATGCTGAAATTAACCTGATTTTGTTTGATGCACTTATCAAGCGGATGGGGAATAGCGACTCAAAAACCTTTTCCAGCGCTCCGGATGGATTGGCTTGGGCTCAAAGTCATGATGTCGACCTGATCATTGTGGATTACATGATGCCCGAGCTGGACGGTATTCGATTTATCTCGGAGTTGCGTGCCACTGCCGGTAAGGCAGATGTTCCTGTGCTGATGATCACTGCCAATGATCAAAAACAAATCCGTTATCGTGCGCTGGATGCAGGTGCCACAGACTTTTTAACCAAGCCGGTTGATAAAGTGGAATTCATTGCGCGTGCCAACAATATGTTGCTGTTGGGTGCCAGTCGCAAGGCACTGGCCAACCGCGCCGAATGGCTGGCCAGCGAAGTTCGCAAAGCCACTGCCGAGATTGTGCAGCGTGAACGTGAAACCGTGATTCGTTTGTCCAAAGCTGCAGAATATCGCGACCCTGAAACGGGGGCTCATATCTTGCGCATGGCTCATTATTCTGAATTGATTGCCAGAGGGTTAGGTCTCTCCCAGGCTGATCAGGATCTGTTGCTTGAAGCTTCTCCCATGCATGACATTGGCAAGGTGGGTATTGCTGACAACATATTGCTTAAACCTGGTCGATTAACGCCTGAAGAGTTTGAGGTGATGAAGCACCACGCCATGTTTGGGTATGAAATCCTCATGGGTAGTTCATCCAGAGTGTTGCAGGCTGGCGCTGAAATTGCGCGTGCACATCACGAAAAGTTTGATGGATCGGGTTATCCCAATGGCTTGAAGGGGGAAGATATTCCCATATTTAGTCGCATTGTTGCTGTGGCAGATGTATTTGATGCCTTAACGTCGGAGCGGCCCTATAAAAAAGCTTGGTCACTGGAGCGGGCTGCTGAGCACATCAGGGAGAGTGCTGGCATCCATTTTGATCCAAAGTGTGTTGAAGCGCTATTTGCAAACTGGGATCAGGTTCTCGAAATTCGGCATCGTTTTCAAGATCACGAGAAAGCGCATAGCACTATATAA
- a CDS encoding FIST signal transduction protein, whose translation MQVAQTLLHNRSDFMQALEPLNAIAPQLLLLFGSGDWLQTVQPVLAERFPKAYRLGCSTAGEISGQGVTDGTCVVTAVHFDHTAVQSAHTHLEGMDDSFAAGQRLAQSLPAQGLRVVLVLGQGVNINGSALIGGLTAVLGPEVLMTGGLAGDGAQFRQTWVMDDSGVHAHHVACIGLYGSGVRVTHGSFGGWMPFGPVRKVTHCDRNVLFELDGEPALEVYKRYLGEHAKDLPAAGLLFPFSMLGRDQADVGLIRTILAVDETRGSLTLAGDIDPDGYLRLMHASTDALVDGAEEAAQAAKLVMENPGQGLALLVSCVGRKLVMGGRVEEEVEAVADVLGQTTVLTGFYSYGEISPLTGDVSCKLHNQTMTITHLMELDTDTNP comes from the coding sequence ATGCAAGTTGCTCAAACCCTGTTGCACAATCGCTCGGACTTCATGCAGGCTTTGGAGCCTTTGAACGCCATAGCACCCCAGTTACTGTTGTTGTTTGGCTCGGGGGATTGGCTACAAACCGTGCAGCCAGTGTTGGCTGAGCGTTTTCCCAAGGCTTACCGATTGGGTTGTTCTACGGCGGGAGAGATTTCAGGTCAAGGTGTCACCGATGGCACTTGCGTGGTGACTGCGGTGCACTTTGACCATACTGCGGTGCAATCCGCCCATACGCATCTTGAGGGTATGGATGATTCATTTGCGGCGGGCCAGCGTTTGGCGCAGAGTTTACCTGCGCAAGGTTTGCGTGTTGTTCTGGTGCTGGGGCAGGGGGTGAACATCAACGGCAGTGCGTTGATTGGTGGCTTGACTGCAGTCTTGGGGCCAGAGGTGTTGATGACTGGTGGTTTGGCTGGAGATGGTGCCCAGTTCAGGCAGACCTGGGTGATGGATGACAGCGGTGTACATGCCCATCATGTGGCTTGTATTGGACTGTATGGCTCGGGTGTCCGTGTGACGCACGGCTCGTTTGGCGGCTGGATGCCTTTTGGCCCTGTGCGCAAAGTTACCCACTGTGATCGTAATGTGCTGTTTGAGTTGGATGGTGAACCCGCCTTGGAGGTGTACAAGCGTTACTTGGGTGAACATGCCAAAGATTTGCCTGCGGCAGGACTTTTGTTTCCTTTCTCGATGCTGGGGCGTGATCAAGCCGATGTAGGCTTGATCCGAACCATTTTGGCGGTAGATGAGACCCGTGGTTCCTTGACTCTTGCCGGTGACATTGACCCTGATGGTTATCTGCGTTTGATGCATGCCAGCACCGATGCGTTGGTGGATGGTGCCGAGGAGGCCGCGCAGGCCGCCAAACTGGTCATGGAGAACCCTGGACAAGGCTTGGCTTTGCTGGTGAGCTGTGTGGGGCGCAAACTGGTCATGGGTGGCAGGGTTGAAGAAGAGGTTGAGGCCGTGGCGGATGTGCTGGGCCAGACCACGGTACTGACGGGTTTTTACTCTTATGGTGAGATCAGTCCGTTGACTGGTGATGTGTCTTGTAAGCTCCACAATCAAACCATGACCATCACCCATCTGATGGAGTTGGATACCGACACTAACCCTTGA
- a CDS encoding response regulator, with translation MHKLLARQIRRLLGVEEDQLPAVLEELQQLARSSAVSERAAHLLAGVSAFLTRVEEAYAQNDRDLDLKTRSLQLSSVELSHTNDRLREELDSRTRAIDSLRETANSLLKTVDADMPVSQYDSLESLSTLMSELVHQREISQHDLQAALSDLAKQKFALDQHAIVSMTDVTGRITYANDKFCKISGYTRDELLGKDHRLINAKAHPQEFFSHLWRTILSGKVWHGEVCNRAKNGAVYWVQATIVPLMDERNLPEQFIAIRTDITARKQMQAAVALAESRVRRITNAVPGVVYQCEVGAGQVRYTFVSERLEEIRGLGRAALLADGQLAYTQIVDEDRSRCFSEILAAGANRTAWQGDYRVRMPDGSLRWIRSEINPDADLSAEGYTVFTGIWQDVTQLKEAGERLIEVSESIPVVVFQYRLWADGRQNFPFCSRVAEQICGLSAQEIMNDAAVFFQQVHPVDQEAFEQAFVASAKSLVRISLDFRIFHKRTGKVIWVHGESMPKTAVDGGVIWNGYLADISREREASEELHRAKEAAEVANRAKSDFLANMSHEIRTPMNGVIGMTELALDTDLTDEQREYLEIVKSSSESLLRVINDILDFSKIEAGKLMIETIPFNLNGVVSETLKTLAVRAHVKGIELVCDIDPDLPLAVIGDPGRLRQILMNLIGNAIKFTEQGQVLLSVSFEQTAQKLPVFKFSVKDSGIGIPESKLHSIFEAFSQEDSSITRRFGGTGLGLSISARLVEALGGQISVKSDIGKGSQFDFSVVLKLDEENAVLSQTSIRLVGLRVLLVDDNEVNRVVISRTLQSLGMLTTQADSGEQALVLLQQSLSAGQHFDFVLLDAHMPVMDGFTTAGKILALPNGAAMSLVMLSSAGLKGDAQHSKEVGFSAYLSKPFTRDELAQVLNRVINRATDTPSDLITRHVIKESQTVLEVLLVEDHVINQKLAMALIGRWGHHVTVADNGQIALELLTQHRFDVVLMDMMMPVMDGLEATQRIRAGELDGQHVPIVAMTANAMLGDRERCLQAGMDDYISKPIELAELQRVLTKFAPTKVKAASTNLCLPVSDDGSMADVNIKPFNDFDYVKALAASDQEVVEIVQEVFLAQWPIDLTKMMEALRGGDYSSLLHTAHALKGTLGLFGARPATQLASELEVMAGQAKTTSSSSTLEAMKLKLDHLKIQIEQLLAALRNHSI, from the coding sequence ATGCATAAGTTGCTTGCGCGCCAAATACGGCGCTTGCTGGGGGTTGAGGAGGATCAGCTTCCCGCGGTGCTGGAGGAGTTGCAGCAATTGGCCAGGTCATCGGCAGTGTCTGAGAGAGCCGCGCATTTGCTTGCGGGGGTGTCAGCGTTCCTGACACGGGTGGAGGAAGCTTATGCACAAAATGATCGTGACCTGGATCTGAAAACACGCAGTTTGCAACTCAGCTCGGTGGAGTTGTCACATACCAATGATCGCTTGCGAGAAGAGCTAGACAGTCGCACCCGTGCCATAGACTCCTTGCGTGAAACGGCCAATAGTCTGCTGAAAACGGTTGATGCAGATATGCCTGTGTCGCAGTACGACAGTCTGGAGTCTTTGTCGACACTTATGTCGGAACTGGTTCATCAGCGCGAAATCAGCCAGCATGATCTGCAGGCCGCGTTGTCTGATCTGGCCAAACAGAAATTTGCATTGGATCAGCACGCGATTGTGAGTATGACCGATGTAACTGGCCGCATTACTTATGCAAACGACAAGTTTTGCAAGATCAGTGGTTATACGCGTGATGAACTGCTGGGTAAGGACCATCGCCTGATCAATGCCAAGGCACATCCCCAGGAGTTTTTCAGTCACTTGTGGCGAACTATTTTGTCCGGCAAGGTGTGGCATGGTGAAGTTTGCAACCGTGCCAAAAATGGTGCCGTGTACTGGGTGCAGGCCACCATTGTGCCTTTGATGGACGAACGCAATTTGCCAGAGCAGTTCATCGCTATTCGCACCGACATCACCGCACGCAAGCAAATGCAAGCGGCTGTGGCTTTGGCCGAGAGCCGGGTGCGGCGCATCACCAACGCCGTGCCAGGGGTTGTGTACCAATGCGAGGTTGGAGCGGGTCAGGTGCGGTATACCTTTGTGAGTGAGCGTCTGGAGGAGATTCGTGGGCTGGGTCGGGCGGCTTTGCTGGCGGATGGTCAGTTGGCCTATACACAAATTGTGGATGAAGATCGCAGCCGGTGTTTTTCCGAAATCTTGGCTGCGGGTGCAAATCGCACCGCATGGCAAGGCGATTACCGGGTGCGTATGCCCGATGGCAGTCTGCGCTGGATTCGCTCTGAAATCAACCCGGATGCGGATCTGTCTGCAGAGGGTTATACGGTGTTTACCGGCATCTGGCAGGATGTGACGCAGCTTAAAGAGGCTGGTGAGCGGCTGATTGAGGTCAGTGAGAGTATTCCTGTGGTGGTTTTTCAGTATCGTTTGTGGGCTGATGGGCGGCAAAACTTTCCATTCTGTAGCCGGGTGGCAGAACAAATATGTGGTTTGTCTGCGCAAGAGATCATGAACGATGCTGCGGTGTTTTTCCAGCAAGTTCACCCCGTTGACCAAGAGGCGTTTGAACAGGCCTTTGTGGCTTCGGCCAAGTCGTTGGTGCGAATTTCGCTGGATTTTCGTATTTTTCACAAACGCACTGGTAAGGTGATTTGGGTACATGGCGAATCCATGCCTAAAACGGCGGTGGATGGTGGGGTGATCTGGAACGGTTATCTTGCCGACATTTCGCGTGAACGTGAGGCCTCTGAAGAACTCCACCGAGCCAAAGAGGCGGCAGAAGTGGCCAATCGGGCCAAATCGGACTTTTTAGCCAACATGAGCCATGAAATCCGTACCCCCATGAACGGTGTGATCGGCATGACGGAGCTGGCGCTGGACACCGATTTGACGGATGAGCAGCGTGAATACCTTGAAATTGTCAAGTCGTCGTCGGAGTCGTTGCTGCGTGTTATCAACGACATTCTTGATTTTTCAAAAATCGAAGCCGGCAAACTGATGATTGAAACAATTCCTTTTAATCTCAATGGCGTGGTGAGTGAGACACTCAAGACGTTGGCCGTACGTGCGCATGTCAAGGGCATTGAACTGGTATGCGATATCGACCCGGATTTGCCATTGGCGGTGATCGGGGATCCTGGGCGTCTGCGCCAAATTTTGATGAATCTGATTGGCAATGCCATCAAATTTACCGAACAAGGGCAGGTATTGTTGAGTGTGTCGTTTGAGCAAACTGCACAAAAGTTGCCTGTGTTCAAATTTTCAGTGAAAGACTCCGGTATTGGTATTCCTGAATCCAAGTTGCACAGTATTTTTGAAGCGTTTTCGCAAGAAGACAGCAGCATTACACGGCGTTTTGGGGGAACTGGTTTGGGCCTATCTATTTCGGCCCGATTGGTTGAAGCGCTGGGGGGACAAATTTCAGTAAAAAGCGATATAGGCAAAGGCAGTCAGTTTGATTTTTCAGTGGTGTTGAAGCTGGATGAAGAAAATGCGGTGCTATCTCAGACATCCATCAGATTGGTTGGCCTGAGGGTGTTGTTGGTGGATGACAACGAAGTTAACCGAGTGGTGATCTCTCGCACATTGCAAAGTCTTGGCATGCTTACCACCCAAGCCGACTCTGGTGAGCAGGCGTTGGTTTTGTTGCAACAGAGCTTGTCTGCGGGTCAACACTTTGATTTTGTACTGTTGGATGCACACATGCCGGTCATGGATGGTTTCACCACGGCTGGAAAGATACTGGCTTTGCCCAATGGCGCGGCTATGTCACTGGTGATGCTTTCTTCGGCTGGGTTGAAGGGGGATGCGCAGCACTCCAAAGAAGTCGGTTTTTCGGCATACCTGTCAAAACCTTTTACCCGTGATGAGTTGGCGCAGGTGCTGAACCGGGTGATAAATAGGGCCACGGATACACCGTCAGATTTGATCACCCGACACGTCATCAAGGAATCACAGACGGTATTGGAGGTTTTGCTGGTGGAAGACCACGTGATCAATCAGAAACTGGCGATGGCGTTAATTGGGCGATGGGGGCATCACGTGACAGTGGCTGATAACGGTCAAATTGCCCTTGAGCTGTTGACCCAGCATCGATTTGATGTGGTCTTGATGGACATGATGATGCCCGTGATGGATGGTTTGGAGGCTACCCAACGTATTCGTGCCGGTGAACTTGATGGGCAACATGTGCCGATTGTGGCCATGACCGCTAATGCCATGCTGGGAGATCGTGAGCGGTGTTTACAGGCTGGAATGGATGATTACATTTCAAAACCTATTGAGTTGGCTGAACTTCAGCGTGTGTTAACCAAATTTGCGCCGACGAAGGTGAAAGCAGCTTCCACAAATCTGTGCTTACCCGTGTCCGACGACGGATCAATGGCAGATGTAAATATCAAGCCTTTTAACGATTTTGACTATGTCAAAGCATTGGCGGCATCTGACCAAGAAGTAGTGGAGATTGTGCAGGAAGTGTTCTTGGCACAATGGCCGATTGATTTGACGAAGATGATGGAAGCGCTACGCGGAGGCGATTATTCGTCATTACTGCATACCGCACATGCGTTGAAGGGCACCCTGGGTCTGTTTGGTGCAAGGCCGGCTACGCAATTGGCCTCGGAGCTTGAGGTCATGGCGGGGCAGGCCAAAACCACGTCCTCATCTTCTACGCTGGAAGCTATGAAGCTGAAGCTGGATCATTTGAAAATTCAGATTGAACAATTATTGGCAGCTTTGCGAAATCATTCGATTTGA